From the Pseudoroseomonas cervicalis genome, one window contains:
- a CDS encoding NAD(P)-dependent oxidoreductase, which produces MRVGFIGLGTMGASMAANLARAEGVALTVHDMRREAAAALLEGGAQWAESPAALGAGCEVVFTSLPGPKEVEAVGSALIGSMARGGIIVDISTNAVSAVRALHAAAAERGLHVLDAPISGGPRGAASRKLAFFVGGDRAVFDRVRPLLNAMGDRAILVGEIGAGSIAKLAHNLSGYALNAIMAEVFAMGAKAGLEPLALYAAIRQGVHGRRRTYDGVTEQFLPNSYDPPAFQLRLAHKDVALACALGREVGVPMRFAALTLEEMTEALNRGWGHRDSRSAMLLELERAGVEIAVDRAKMQAVIDADGKDF; this is translated from the coding sequence ATGCGTGTCGGATTCATCGGCCTCGGCACAATGGGCGCCAGCATGGCCGCCAATCTGGCCAGGGCGGAGGGCGTCGCGCTCACCGTGCACGACATGCGGCGCGAGGCCGCCGCCGCGCTGCTGGAGGGCGGCGCGCAATGGGCGGAGAGCCCCGCGGCGCTCGGCGCGGGCTGCGAGGTGGTGTTCACCTCCCTCCCCGGCCCGAAGGAGGTCGAGGCGGTGGGCAGCGCGCTGATCGGCAGCATGGCGCGGGGCGGCATCATCGTCGACATCTCGACCAATGCGGTTTCCGCCGTGCGCGCGCTGCATGCGGCGGCGGCGGAGCGCGGGCTGCATGTGCTGGACGCGCCGATCAGCGGCGGCCCGCGCGGTGCCGCCAGCCGCAAGCTGGCCTTCTTCGTCGGCGGCGACCGCGCCGTCTTCGACCGCGTGCGGCCGCTGCTCAATGCCATGGGCGACCGCGCCATTCTGGTCGGCGAGATCGGCGCCGGCAGCATCGCCAAGCTGGCGCACAACCTCTCCGGCTATGCGCTGAACGCCATCATGGCGGAGGTCTTCGCCATGGGCGCCAAGGCGGGGCTGGAGCCGCTGGCGCTCTACGCCGCCATCCGCCAGGGCGTGCATGGCCGCCGCCGCACCTATGACGGCGTAACCGAGCAATTCCTGCCCAACAGCTACGACCCGCCGGCCTTCCAGCTGCGCCTGGCGCACAAGGATGTCGCCCTGGCCTGCGCGCTGGGGCGCGAGGTCGGCGTGCCGATGCGCTTCGCGGCGCTGACGCTGGAAGAGATGACCGAGGCGCTGAACCGCGGCTGGGGCCATCGGGATTCCCGCTCCGCCATGCTGCTGGAGCTGGAGCGCGCGGGGGTGGAGATCGCCGTGGATCGCGCGAAGATGCAGGCGGTGATCGATGCGGACGGAAAAGACTTTTAG